Proteins from one Myxococcus virescens genomic window:
- a CDS encoding phage tail protein, with amino-acid sequence MATVELPALYVDTVSLTTETRRPLLLNLAPGPEEEDVPVEATLELELVDVGADGIARAATRVWVDSVLAFEGGASVEVAPAFAGPLAEVTQTADTLRVVLHPAVPLASQATVSVRVVSATAGGEHLLDETYTFTVEDRTAPRLVGAQALAAKSVRLAFDEDVRVPASARFTFTARGAPAVPVASIEAAADGPLVHLALDTELTQDVVYEVRVEGATDAHGNPVLAPYHRATFPGFRPARPPSRHFQLWDMLPRHNRRDDVTGDLHRFISCLQEVTDLLLSDLDAFPDIFDLERAPEAFLDAILQDLGNPFAFELDVLARRRLAAILVEMYQQKGTALGLRNAIRFFLGIEVRAISPFASDTLVLGESELGVDWVLGPSERFARYAFNVEVERLLSPAERQRLRPLVEYLKPAHTHFIDLVEPLPPILPEHWELGLSELGETTTLH; translated from the coding sequence ATGGCCACGGTTGAGTTGCCCGCCCTCTACGTCGACACCGTCTCCCTCACCACAGAGACGCGCCGCCCCCTCCTCCTCAACCTTGCACCGGGCCCCGAGGAGGAGGACGTCCCCGTCGAGGCCACGCTGGAGCTGGAGCTGGTGGACGTCGGCGCGGACGGCATTGCCCGGGCCGCCACACGCGTCTGGGTGGACAGCGTCCTCGCCTTCGAGGGCGGGGCCAGCGTCGAGGTGGCGCCCGCCTTCGCGGGGCCACTCGCGGAGGTGACGCAGACGGCGGACACCCTGCGCGTGGTGCTCCACCCGGCGGTGCCGCTGGCCAGCCAGGCCACCGTCTCCGTGCGCGTCGTCTCCGCCACGGCCGGCGGCGAGCACCTCCTCGACGAGACGTACACCTTCACCGTGGAAGACAGGACGGCGCCCCGTCTCGTGGGTGCCCAGGCCCTGGCTGCGAAGTCGGTGCGCCTCGCCTTCGACGAGGACGTGCGGGTGCCGGCCTCGGCGCGCTTCACCTTCACGGCTCGCGGGGCGCCCGCAGTCCCGGTGGCGTCCATCGAGGCTGCGGCGGACGGCCCCCTCGTCCACCTCGCCCTCGACACGGAACTGACGCAGGACGTGGTGTACGAAGTGCGCGTGGAGGGAGCGACGGACGCACACGGCAACCCGGTGCTCGCCCCCTACCACCGCGCCACCTTTCCTGGCTTCCGGCCAGCCCGGCCGCCCTCCCGGCACTTCCAGCTCTGGGACATGCTGCCCCGCCACAATCGCCGCGACGACGTGACGGGCGACCTGCACCGCTTCATCTCCTGCCTCCAGGAGGTGACGGACTTGCTGCTCTCTGACTTGGACGCCTTCCCCGACATCTTCGACTTGGAGCGCGCGCCGGAGGCCTTCCTGGACGCCATCCTCCAGGACTTGGGCAACCCCTTCGCCTTCGAGCTGGACGTCCTCGCCCGGCGCCGCCTGGCCGCCATCCTCGTGGAGATGTACCAGCAGAAGGGCACCGCACTGGGTCTGCGCAACGCCATCCGCTTCTTTCTCGGCATCGAGGTGAGGGCCATCTCTCCCTTCGCCTCGGACACCCTCGTGCTGGGTGAGTCCGAGCTGGGCGTGGACTGGGTGCTGGGCCCCTCAGAGCGCTTCGCCCGCTACGCCTTCAACGTCGAGGTGGAGCGCCTCCTCTCGCCTGCGGAGCGCCAGCGCCTGCGCCCCCTCGTCGAGTACCTCAAGCCCGCCCACACCCACTTCATCGACTTGGTGGAGCCCCTGCCCCCCATTCTCCCCGAGCACTGGGAGCTGGGACTCAGCGAGCTGGGCGAGACGACGACGCTGCACTGA